Within Myxococcus stipitatus, the genomic segment GCAGGAAGGCCGCGGGCGAGAGGCCGGAGAAATCCATGAAGTCGCGGCTCATGTGAGACTGATCGAAGTAGCCGCACTCGAGCGCCAACTGGGACCAGGCAGGCACCCGGGGACGCTCGGTCATCGCGAGCGCGCGTTGGAAGCGTCGCACGCGGCCGAAGAGCTTGGGCGTGATGCCGACGTCAGCGGTGAAGAGCTCGATGAACCGGCGGCGGCTGAGGCCCAACTCCGCGGCGACGTCGCCGACACTGCTCCCACCGCGCGCGAGGCGCTCGAGGGCGAAGTGCATCGCGCGCTGGCGTTCTGGCATGGCGCGAAGCGAGGAGAGCAGGGCCTCTTCGAGGAGACGAAAGCGCTCCCCTGGGGTGCGCGCCGAGCACAGCCGCTCGCGGAGCAAGCGCGCGCGACCTCCCCAGAGGGTCTCGAGGTCGACGTGGGTGTCCGCGAGCTCCCCTGGCGGGAGGCCC encodes:
- a CDS encoding helix-turn-helix domain-containing protein, with the translated sequence MLYTSHAPMAPLADFVEYYWSLGDVPAHARERIVPSGTLELVVNLHEDEIRVYDPVDPTRCRRFSGAVVSGAYRSYFVIDTREHTSIVGVHFRPGGARAALGLPPGELADTHVDLETLWGGRARLLRERLCSARTPGERFRLLEEALLSSLRAMPERQRAMHFALERLARGGSSVGDVAAELGLSRRRFIELFTADVGITPKLFGRVRRFQRALAMTERPRVPAWSQLALECGYFDQSHMSRDFMDFSGLSPAAFLRHRCVDVKENHVALPGGDR